The Lycium barbarum isolate Lr01 chromosome 9, ASM1917538v2, whole genome shotgun sequence genome has a segment encoding these proteins:
- the LOC132610832 gene encoding TMV resistance protein N-like isoform X1, with translation MDTHSTQGESSTPSNTRGESYTFFKFFCDLLLCFRDHHYDRLRQDGLEKGIKESNSSMDNNFAQAESSISSNTRITQGESSTSSKFFYEVFLSFSGEDTRKTFVSHLDHRLRQYGFQIFKDDKSLRKGDVISPALEEGIEKSRISIVVLSTNYASSRWCLDELVKILECKEKLNQRVMPIFYDVLPTEVRKQTGKFGTEFAKLKKKCGAQRMEEWKAALTEVANLSGSELRELANRDESEFIEIIIQDVKKEVNPIPLHMASCPVGVDSRAKDIIESLLQNGREHEVSMVGIHGVGGIGKTTLAKQLYNQSLQHGHFDGSCFLSDVRSQDENIGLHRLQQKLLNILLKSEDSVNFVDEGINLMERRLRSKKVLIVLDDVDTEKQLKSLTKRNWFGSGSLIIITT, from the exons ATGGATACTCATTCTACTCAAGGAGAATCATCTACACCCTCCAATACTCGAGGAGAATCATATACATTCTTCAAATTCTTTTGTGATTTATTACTGTGTTTCAGAGACCATCACTATGACAGATTACGTCAAGATGGACTAGAGAAAGGAATTAAAGAGTCTAATTCATCCATGGATAATAATTTTGCTCAAGCAGAATCGTCTATATCCTCCAATACTCGAATTACTCAAGGAGAATCATCTACGTCCTCCAAGTTCTTTTATGAAGTATTCCTGAGTTTTAGTGGTGAAGACACCCGAAAAACATTCGTAAGCCATCTCGATCACAGATTGCGTCAATATGGATTTCAAATCTTCAAAGATGATAAGAGTTTAAGAAAGGGTGATGTGATTTCACCCGCACTAGAGGAAGGAATTGAAAAGTCAAGGATTTCCATTGTTGTTTTGTCAACAAATTATGCTTCGTCTCGTTGGTGTCTTGATGAATTAGTTAAAATTCTTGAATGCAAAGAGAAGTTAAACCAGAGAGTTATGCCTATCTTCTATGATGTTCTTCCTACTGAAGTGCGAAAGCAAACTGGGAAATTCGGTACAGAATTTGCTAAACTCAAGAAAAAATGTGGGGCTCAAAGAATGGAAGAGTGGAAAGCTGCACTTACTGAAGTAGCAAATTTATCTGGAAGCGAATTGCGAGAACTTGCTAACAG GGATGAATCGGAATTTATTGAAATTATTATACAAGATGTCAAAAAAGAGGTCAACCCTATACCTCTACATATGGCTTCTTGCCCAGTTGGAGTAGATTCTCGTGCCAAAGATATAATAGAGTCGTTATTGCAAAATGGACGTGAACATGAAGTTAGCATGGTTGGTATACATGGAGTTGGTGGAATCGGAAAAACAACTCTGGCAAAACAATTGTACAATCAATCACTTCAACATGGACACTTCGATGGTAGTTGCTTTCTTTCAGATGTTAGATCACAAGATGAAAACATTGGTCTACACAGGCTACAACAGAAACTTCTCAATATACTGCTAAAAAGCGAGGATAGTGTTAATTTTGTTGATGAAGGCATCAATCTTATGGAAAGAAGACTTAGGTCAAAGAAAGTTCTAATTGTTCTTGATGACGTGGACACTGAAAAACAATTGAAATCCTTAACAAAAAGAAATTGGTTTGGTTCGGGTAGTTTAATAATCATTACAACCTGA
- the LOC132610832 gene encoding TMV resistance protein N-like isoform X4 produces the protein MDTHSTQGESSTPSNTRGESYTFFKFFCDLLLCFRDHHYDRLRQDGLEKGIKESNSSMDNNFAQAESSISSNTRITQGESSTSSKFFYEVFLSFSGEDTRKTFVSHLDHRLRQYGFQIFKDDKSLRKGDVISPALEEGIEKSRISIVVLSTNYASSRWCLDELVKILECKEKLNQRVMPIFYDVLPTEVRKQTGKFGTEFAKLKKKCGAQRMEEWKAALTEVANLSGSELRELANRVPRR, from the exons ATGGATACTCATTCTACTCAAGGAGAATCATCTACACCCTCCAATACTCGAGGAGAATCATATACATTCTTCAAATTCTTTTGTGATTTATTACTGTGTTTCAGAGACCATCACTATGACAGATTACGTCAAGATGGACTAGAGAAAGGAATTAAAGAGTCTAATTCATCCATGGATAATAATTTTGCTCAAGCAGAATCGTCTATATCCTCCAATACTCGAATTACTCAAGGAGAATCATCTACGTCCTCCAAGTTCTTTTATGAAGTATTCCTGAGTTTTAGTGGTGAAGACACCCGAAAAACATTCGTAAGCCATCTCGATCACAGATTGCGTCAATATGGATTTCAAATCTTCAAAGATGATAAGAGTTTAAGAAAGGGTGATGTGATTTCACCCGCACTAGAGGAAGGAATTGAAAAGTCAAGGATTTCCATTGTTGTTTTGTCAACAAATTATGCTTCGTCTCGTTGGTGTCTTGATGAATTAGTTAAAATTCTTGAATGCAAAGAGAAGTTAAACCAGAGAGTTATGCCTATCTTCTATGATGTTCTTCCTACTGAAGTGCGAAAGCAAACTGGGAAATTCGGTACAGAATTTGCTAAACTCAAGAAAAAATGTGGGGCTCAAAGAATGGAAGAGTGGAAAGCTGCACTTACTGAAGTAGCAAATTTATCTGGAAGCGAATTGCGAGAACTTGCTAACAG GGTACCAAGAAGGTAG
- the LOC132610832 gene encoding putative disease resistance protein At4g11170 isoform X2, with translation MHHLVRDMGREIVRKESLPEPGKRSRLLNPKEVCDVLRGNKGTKKVEVLMCHTYRVRALEGVPLSTEAFQKMKNLRVLRINGLCVSGDFGLFPKQLKWLSWQDCPLERIPSNFPAANLVFLDMQLSAIREFDLNLQCCPMLKELNLSSCQHLRKTPKFNGAQSLETLLLQACISLTEIDQSICQLKSLQVLDINCCYEIQTLPVDLGDVQSLRSLRAYYTGIKQLPESVEKLKNLETLAVGFLNGGRIFPQRRAINYGLSEADIHVDTGSYPP, from the exons ATGCATcat ctagtgCGAGATATGGGAAGAGAAATCGTTCGCAAAGAATCACTTCCAGAGCCTGGAAAACGGAGTAGATTGCTCAACCCTAAAGAAGTTTGTGATGTTCTACGAGGAAATAAA GGTACCAAGAAGGTAGAAGTACTGATGTGTCATACTTATCGAGTTAGGGCCTTAGAGGGTGTGCCCTTGAGCACTGAGGCATTTCAGAAAATGAAAAATCTTAGGGTTCTTAGAATCAATGGTTTATGTGTGAGTGGAGATTTTGGGCTGTTCCCCAAGCAGCTCAAATGGTTGTCTTGGCAAGATTGTCCTTTAGAACGTATACCATCAAATTTTCCAGCTGCAAATCTTGTATTTCTAGATATGCAGCTCAGTGCTATCAGAGAGTTTGATCTGAATTTGCAG TGTTGCCCAATGTTGAAGGAGCTGAATCTCTCTTCATGCCAGCACCTCAGAAAAACTCCAAAGTTCAATGGTGCACAAAGTCTTGAGACTTTGCTGCTTCAAGCTTGCATAAGTCTGACGGAGATCGATCAATCAATATGCCAGCTGAAATCCCTTCAAGTCTTGGACATTAATTGTTGCTATGAGATACAAACACTGCCAGTTGACCTTGGAGATGTGCAAAGTCTAAGATCTCTTCGTGCATATTATACGGGTATAAAACAATTACCTGAATCTGTTGAAAAGCTAAAAAATCTTGAAACTTTGGCAGTGGGATTTTTGAATGGCGGAAGGATTTTTCCTCAAAGAAGAGCCATAAATTATGGTTTGTCCGAGGCTGATATTCATGTGGATACTGGGAGTTATCCTCCTTGA
- the LOC132610832 gene encoding U3 small nucleolar RNA-associated protein 20-like isoform X3 — translation MKASLVDPLYQFHLENIHIRYEHSTGREAILEMLHDIIMKFPVSIIDEQSQTFFLHLVVCLADDRDNKVRSMTGTVIKLLIGRVSPRSLQLILEFSRSWYLGDKPHLCSVAAQVLGLLIEVLKDGFQKYIDSLLAVLRNILQSAVNVITNKQVDIPNDATISSWKEAYYSLVLFEKILNQLPKLCFRKDLEDLWEAICKLLLHPDPWLRNLLNRLVACYFATVTEACKENLKGTYYLMGLLYFSS, via the exons ATGAAGGCTTCTTTAGTGGACCCGCTCTATCAATTCCATCTAGAAAACATCCACATAAg ATATGAGCATTCAACGGGGAGAGAGGCCATCCTTGAAATGCTTCACGATATTATAATGAAATTTCCAGTTAGCATCATAGATGAACAATCTCAGACGTTTTTTCTGCATTTGGTGGTTTGTCTGGCGGATGATCGTGACAACAAAGTCCGTTCAATGACTGGCACAGTCATAAAGTTACTTATTGGACGAGTCAGCCCACGTTCGCTCCAATTAATTCTTGAGTTTAGTCGGTCCTGGTATCTGGGAGATAAACCACATTTATGTAGTGTTGCAGCACAG GTTTTGGGGTTACTCATTGAAGTACTTAAAGATGGTTTCCAAAAGTATATTGATAGCCTCTTGGCTGTTTTGAGAAACATCTTGCAATCTGCTGTTAATGTTATTACAAATAAGCAAGTGGATATACCCAATGATGCAACAATTTCATCTTGGAAAGAAGCATATTATTCACTGGTTCTGTTTGAGAAGATATTAAATCAACTTCCTAAGTTGTGCTTCAGAAAGGATCTCGAG GATCTGTGGGAAGCAATCTGCAAGTTGCTTTTGCATCCGGATCCGTGGTTGCGCAACTTATTAAACCGTCTTGTGGCTTGCTACTTTGCCACTGTGACCGAGGCTTGTAAAGAAAACCTTAAAGGAACTTACTATTTGATGGGCCTATTATACTTTTCTTCATAG